Proteins from a genomic interval of Balaenoptera acutorostrata chromosome 21, mBalAcu1.1, whole genome shotgun sequence:
- the LOC130706152 gene encoding embigin-like produces MEGRAQSWVSCWHATPFTSLPVREEMMAKYSNLSLESHNISLTEHSNMPVEKNITLERPSNIELTCQFTTSGDLNSVNVTWRKGDELLENNYLINATGSILYTQYMFTIVNSEQMGSYSCFFEEKKEQRGTFNFKVPELHEKKKPLITYVGDSVVLMCKCQDCFPLNWTWYSSNGSVQVPVGVPMNNKCVINGKNANETRLKIMQLSEEDQGSYWCQAIFQLGESEEHIEIVVLSYWVPLKALLAIAAEVVLLVAIILLCEMYTQKKKKHSDDGKEFEQIEQLKSDDSNGIENNAPRHRKNESVGQ; encoded by the coding sequence ATGGAGGGCCGGGCGCAGTCCTGGGTGTCCTGCTGGCACGCTACACCTTTCACAAGTCTACCTGTCCGGGAAGAAATGATGGCAAAATACTCTAACCTTTCCTTGGAGAGTCATAACATATCACTGACTGAACATTCCAATATGCCAGTCGAAAAAAATATCACTTTAGAAAGACCTTCTAATATAGAACTCACATGCCAATTCACGACATCCGGAGATTTGAATTCAGTAAATGTGACTTGGAGAAAAGGTGATGAACTACTTGAGAATAATTATCTCATCAATGCAACAGGAAGCATCCTGTATACCCAATACATGTTCACCATCGTTAATAGCGAACAAATGGGAAGTTATTCTTGTTTCtttgaggagaaaaaggaacaaaggggCACATTTAATTTCAAAGTCCCTGAacttcatgaaaaaaagaaaccgTTGATCACTTATGTAGGGGATTCAGTTGTCTTGATGTGTAAATGTCAAGactgttttcctttaaattggACCTGGTACAGTAGTAATGGGAGTGTACAGGTTCCTGTTGGTGTTCCAATGAACAATAAGTGTGTGATCAATGGAAAAAATGCTAATGAAACAAGGCTCAAGATAATGCAACTTTCAGAGGAAGATCAGGGATCTTACTGGTGCCAGGCAATATTCCAATTAGGCGAGAGTGAAGAACACATTGAAATTGTCGTGCTGAGTTATTGGGTGCCCCTCAAAGCATTGCTTGCAATAGCTGCTGAGGTGGTTCTTTTAGTAGCTATTATTCTGCTTTGTGAAATGTAcacccaaaagaaaaagaagcactcAGATGATGGGAAGGAATTTGAACAAATTGAACAGCTGAAATCAGACGACAGCAATGGTATAGAAAATAATGCCCCCAGGCACAGAAAAAATGAATCTGTGGGCCAGTGA